A genomic segment from Modestobacter roseus encodes:
- a CDS encoding amidohydrolase family protein, with the protein MTVQRTLVRGGHVLSMDPAIGELPSGDVLVEDGVITAVAPDLGEVDAELIDATGHIIAPGLIDTHRHTWQTQLRALCADWVLADYFYGIRLAVSPAYTAADVHLGNLLGAVDALESGVTTILDFSHCNNTPDHGDAAVTGLRDAGIRAVFGYGFFDSSPMAPQHFPDHGARLADFARIAETHFSSDSGLLTLGVALNEMGLVPLSATAAEVRAARERQALIVAHTGCVWSMPSGIRELDAAGLLGPDQVHVHCNTLSDEEWQLLARAGAKVSISVETELNMGMGRPVFAACERHGLAPTLSCDIISLNSGDLFSQLRQGLGFKRWADTEADNLAGRDPERVTTTAVEALRWATVNAAEAIGLGHRIGSLTPGKQADLIVVGGPGTSQHPHVDAAGTLLFQTSTSDVRTVLVAGRAVKRDGVMTGVDLPRLLADADVSADQVLARVRAAVPVLPPTPPGSFDAVLALVAANLAA; encoded by the coding sequence ATGACTGTTCAGCGCACACTCGTCCGCGGCGGGCACGTCCTGTCGATGGACCCGGCCATCGGCGAGCTGCCCTCGGGTGACGTGCTCGTCGAGGACGGCGTCATCACCGCCGTGGCGCCCGACCTGGGTGAGGTCGACGCGGAGCTCATCGACGCGACCGGGCACATCATCGCCCCCGGGCTGATCGACACCCACCGGCACACCTGGCAGACGCAGCTGCGGGCGCTGTGCGCGGACTGGGTCCTCGCGGACTACTTCTACGGCATCCGGCTGGCGGTCTCGCCGGCCTACACCGCCGCCGACGTGCACCTGGGGAACCTGCTGGGCGCCGTGGACGCGTTGGAGTCCGGGGTCACGACGATCCTCGACTTCTCGCACTGCAACAACACCCCCGACCACGGCGACGCCGCCGTGACCGGGCTGCGCGACGCCGGCATCCGTGCGGTGTTCGGCTACGGCTTCTTCGACAGCAGCCCGATGGCACCGCAGCACTTCCCTGACCACGGTGCCCGGCTGGCCGACTTCGCCCGGATCGCCGAGACCCACTTCTCCTCCGACTCGGGGCTGCTCACCCTCGGGGTGGCGCTCAACGAGATGGGCCTGGTGCCGCTGTCGGCCACCGCCGCGGAGGTGCGCGCCGCCCGCGAACGCCAGGCCTTGATCGTGGCCCACACCGGCTGCGTCTGGAGCATGCCCAGCGGCATCCGTGAGCTGGACGCTGCTGGGCTGCTCGGCCCCGACCAGGTGCACGTGCACTGCAACACGCTGTCCGACGAGGAGTGGCAGCTGCTGGCCCGCGCGGGGGCCAAGGTGTCCATCTCGGTCGAGACCGAGCTCAACATGGGCATGGGCCGGCCCGTCTTCGCCGCCTGCGAGCGGCACGGCCTGGCCCCCACCCTGTCCTGCGACATCATCTCGCTCAACAGCGGCGACCTGTTCAGCCAGCTGCGGCAGGGGCTCGGGTTCAAGCGATGGGCCGACACCGAGGCCGACAACCTCGCCGGCCGGGACCCGGAGCGGGTGACGACCACCGCCGTCGAGGCGCTGCGCTGGGCGACGGTCAACGCCGCCGAGGCGATCGGCCTGGGGCACCGCATCGGCAGCCTGACGCCGGGGAAGCAGGCCGACCTGATCGTCGTCGGTGGCCCGGGCACCTCGCAGCACCCGCACGTCGACGCCGCCGGCACGCTGCTCTTCCAGACCAGCACATCCGACGTGCGCACGGTGCTCGTGGCCGGCCGGGCGGTGAAGCGGGACGGCGTGATGACCGGGGTCGACCTGCCCCGCCTCCTGGCGGACGCGGATGTCTCCGCCGACCAGGTGCTGGCGAGGGTGCGGGCGGCCGTGCCGGTGCTGCCGCCCACCCCGCCCGGCAGCTTCGACGCCGTCCTGGCCCTGGTCGCGGCCAACCTCGCCGCATGA
- a CDS encoding SDR family NAD(P)-dependent oxidoreductase, whose product MTVTLITGANKGIGFETARQLVQLGHTVYLGARDVERGGKAAAEIGVRSVQLDVTDDASVGSALAEVGAAEDHLDVLVHNAGVLETGLDGPAALRSFDTNAVGIVRVTEAALPLLRRSSSPNVVVLSSSAGSFWAVTNPERAEFGLPLALYSASKAAATMLTLQYAKAHPGIRFNALEPGPTATDMTAAFGIGRPVEESARVVVRLATQGPDGPTGTFQDEAGALPW is encoded by the coding sequence ATGACCGTCACCCTGATCACCGGTGCCAACAAGGGCATCGGGTTCGAGACCGCCAGGCAGCTCGTGCAGCTGGGGCACACCGTCTACCTCGGCGCGCGGGACGTCGAGCGCGGCGGGAAGGCCGCTGCCGAGATCGGTGTGCGATCCGTCCAGCTGGACGTCACCGACGACGCGTCGGTCGGCAGCGCGCTGGCGGAGGTCGGCGCGGCAGAAGACCACCTCGACGTGCTGGTCCACAACGCAGGCGTCCTGGAGACCGGGCTCGACGGCCCGGCGGCGCTCCGCTCCTTCGACACGAACGCGGTGGGGATCGTGCGCGTCACGGAGGCGGCGCTTCCGCTGCTCCGCAGGTCGTCGAGCCCGAACGTCGTCGTCCTCTCCAGCAGCGCCGGGTCGTTCTGGGCGGTCACCAACCCCGAGCGCGCGGAGTTCGGTCTGCCGCTCGCGCTGTACTCGGCGTCCAAGGCGGCGGCGACCATGCTGACCCTGCAGTACGCCAAGGCGCACCCGGGCATCAGGTTCAACGCCCTCGAGCCGGGCCCCACCGCGACCGACATGACCGCGGCGTTCGGCATCGGGCGCCCGGTGGAGGAGAGCGCCCGGGTCGTCGTGCGGCTGGCCACCCAGGGCCCGGACGGCCCGACGGGGACCTTCCAGGACGAGGCCGGCGCACTGCCCTGGTGA
- a CDS encoding fumarylacetoacetate hydrolase family protein yields MRFVTYAEDDGDRVGVLAGEQVHALPAGTTLLGLLRTEGGLAEAGERALASPAAVRPYAGLRLRAPLPDPPTVRDFMAFEEHVAGTVRLAGAGATVPDRWYEAPAFYFTSPYAVRGPHDDVPVPPGSELFDFELEVAAVIGRTGRDVHPADGESHIAGYTIMNDWSARDLQFAEMEVRLGPVKGKDTATTLGPVLVTPDEVEPWRTGSGFDLAMTVDVNGVRFGEDRWSSMAFGFGDLVAYASRGSEVRPGDVLGSGTCGNGCLAELWERSGLDAHPPLRAGDVVTVSVEQLGSITTRVVEGVAPVPVASARRHP; encoded by the coding sequence GTGCGATTCGTGACCTACGCCGAGGACGACGGCGACCGGGTCGGCGTGCTGGCCGGCGAGCAGGTGCACGCCCTCCCCGCGGGCACCACCCTGCTCGGTCTGCTGCGGACCGAGGGGGGCCTGGCGGAGGCGGGGGAGCGGGCACTGGCGTCCCCGGCGGCGGTCCGGCCGTACGCCGGCCTGCGGCTGCGGGCGCCCCTGCCCGATCCACCCACCGTGCGCGACTTCATGGCGTTCGAGGAACACGTCGCCGGCACCGTCCGGCTGGCCGGAGCCGGGGCCACGGTGCCCGACCGCTGGTATGAGGCGCCTGCCTTCTACTTCACCAGTCCCTATGCGGTCCGGGGCCCGCACGACGACGTGCCGGTGCCGCCCGGCAGTGAGCTGTTCGACTTCGAGCTGGAGGTCGCCGCGGTCATCGGACGCACCGGCCGGGACGTCCACCCCGCCGACGGCGAGTCCCACATCGCCGGGTACACGATCATGAACGACTGGTCCGCTCGGGACCTGCAGTTCGCCGAGATGGAGGTCCGGCTCGGTCCCGTGAAGGGCAAGGACACGGCCACCACCCTCGGGCCGGTCCTGGTGACGCCGGACGAGGTGGAGCCCTGGCGGACGGGGTCCGGTTTCGACCTCGCGATGACCGTGGACGTCAACGGGGTGCGGTTCGGCGAGGACCGGTGGTCGTCGATGGCCTTCGGGTTCGGTGATCTCGTGGCCTACGCATCCCGGGGGTCCGAGGTCCGGCCGGGGGACGTGCTCGGCTCGGGCACCTGTGGGAACGGCTGTCTGGCCGAACTCTGGGAGCGCTCCGGTCTCGACGCGCACCCACCTCTGCGGGCGGGCGACGTCGTCACGGTCTCGGTCGAGCAACTGGGCAGCATCACCACGCGGGTCGTCGAGGGTGTCGCTCCGGTGCCCGTCGCGTCGGCGCGGCGTCACCCGTGA
- a CDS encoding MBL fold metallo-hydrolase: protein MSASARRDPAAAPDTARLVEVRPGTQAWVQPDGSWWINNAGAVVGDGAVLVVDTCATAERTSRFLSAVDRATDGAPVRLAVNTHQHGDHTYGNSLLPTATVLLGHEAMREGLRVDPVIDGCPPFWAPVPDWGPVQRRLPDVAVTAATTVHVGGRAVQLRHPGGPAHTTGDLIAWLPDERVLFAGDLVFAGLTPLVFMGSVPGALAAVDWLAALDPEVVVPGHGPVLTGGDVDRVLDEHRRYYRLVLALGEQGLAAGRTPLETARDADLGEFGAWADAERLVLNLHRVYADRGGRAFDLMAALGDAVAWLGGPMATSV from the coding sequence ATGAGCGCCTCGGCGCGCCGGGACCCGGCGGCCGCGCCCGACACGGCGCGCCTGGTCGAGGTGCGGCCGGGCACGCAGGCCTGGGTGCAGCCGGACGGGTCCTGGTGGATCAACAACGCCGGCGCCGTGGTCGGGGACGGCGCGGTGCTGGTGGTCGACACCTGCGCGACCGCCGAGCGGACGTCCCGCTTCCTGAGCGCCGTGGATCGCGCGACGGACGGCGCCCCGGTGCGGCTCGCGGTCAACACCCACCAGCACGGTGACCACACGTACGGCAACAGCCTGCTCCCGACCGCCACGGTGCTCCTCGGCCACGAGGCGATGCGCGAGGGGTTGCGCGTCGATCCGGTGATCGACGGCTGCCCGCCGTTCTGGGCGCCCGTGCCGGACTGGGGGCCGGTGCAGCGTCGGCTGCCCGACGTCGCTGTCACCGCCGCGACGACCGTGCACGTCGGCGGACGGGCGGTGCAGCTGCGGCACCCCGGCGGCCCGGCGCACACGACCGGCGACCTCATCGCCTGGCTCCCCGACGAGCGGGTGCTCTTCGCGGGGGACCTGGTGTTCGCCGGGCTGACGCCGCTGGTGTTCATGGGCTCGGTGCCCGGCGCGCTGGCCGCAGTCGACTGGCTCGCCGCCCTGGACCCGGAGGTCGTCGTCCCGGGGCACGGCCCGGTGCTGACAGGGGGCGACGTCGACCGGGTGCTGGACGAGCACCGCCGCTACTACCGGCTCGTGCTCGCCCTGGGCGAACAGGGACTCGCCGCCGGGCGGACGCCGCTGGAGACGGCCCGGGACGCCGACCTCGGCGAGTTCGGCGCCTGGGCCGACGCCGAGCGCCTCGTGCTCAACCTGCACCGCGTGTACGCCGACCGGGGCGGTCGCGCGTTCGACCTGATGGCCGCCCTGGGGGACGCGGTCGCCTGGCTCGGTGGCCCGATGGCCACCTCCGTCTGA
- a CDS encoding FAD-binding oxidoreductase, translating to MNGSRTPTARAAHPLPDRLRDLATAPGDPDYQRLRHTYSHRGSPALVLAVETDEDVVAALAHARERGGPLSIRSGGHGISSRSTNDGGVVIDLSSMHAVEVLDREQRLVRVQAGATWGEVATQLAPHGLAITSGDSGDVGVGGLATTGGIGLLGRRFGLTIDHVVGATVVTADGQVLQVDADHHPDLFWAIRGAGGNVGIVTEFTMRAAVVPAVAHATLAYDARDAAALLEGWGAAMASAPRDVTGFLYLFGGGGGPASAMASIVVTTADADTAQRLLEPFAQVAPLQGARATLARYDAVVQRSGAPHTGSGGSVTRSALVPALDTVTARVLAGLLDGGAADGIQLRALGGAINDVPAEATAFAHRQQAFSVMAVTSPARRADLWAAWEEVRDHADGLYLSFETDDDPRRIMDAFPPATLTRLRRIKARWDPDDVFSHNFDVALGAVPGAPEGS from the coding sequence ATGAACGGGTCCCGGACCCCGACCGCCCGGGCAGCACACCCGCTCCCCGACCGGCTCCGCGACCTGGCCACGGCACCGGGCGACCCGGACTACCAGCGCCTGCGCCACACCTACTCCCACCGCGGCAGCCCCGCCCTCGTGCTGGCGGTGGAGACCGACGAGGACGTCGTGGCGGCGCTCGCCCACGCCCGGGAGCGCGGCGGGCCGCTGTCGATCCGCAGCGGCGGGCACGGGATCAGCAGCCGGTCGACCAACGACGGCGGCGTGGTCATCGACCTCTCCTCCATGCACGCGGTCGAGGTGCTCGACCGGGAGCAGCGGCTCGTGCGCGTCCAGGCGGGCGCGACCTGGGGCGAGGTGGCCACCCAGCTCGCACCGCACGGCCTGGCCATCACCTCCGGCGACTCCGGCGACGTCGGCGTCGGCGGCCTGGCCACCACCGGGGGGATCGGCCTGCTCGGCCGGCGCTTCGGGCTGACGATCGACCACGTCGTCGGCGCGACGGTGGTCACGGCCGACGGCCAGGTGCTGCAGGTCGACGCCGACCACCACCCGGACCTGTTCTGGGCGATCCGTGGTGCGGGCGGCAACGTCGGCATCGTCACCGAGTTCACGATGCGCGCCGCCGTGGTCCCCGCCGTCGCGCACGCGACCCTCGCCTACGACGCCCGGGACGCCGCGGCCCTGCTGGAGGGGTGGGGAGCCGCGATGGCGAGTGCGCCACGGGACGTCACCGGCTTCCTCTACCTGTTCGGCGGGGGCGGCGGACCGGCATCGGCGATGGCCAGCATCGTCGTGACCACCGCGGACGCGGACACGGCGCAGCGCCTGCTGGAACCCTTCGCGCAGGTCGCGCCACTGCAGGGGGCCCGGGCCACGCTCGCCCGCTACGACGCGGTCGTCCAGCGGAGCGGCGCTCCGCACACCGGCAGCGGTGGCAGCGTGACCAGGTCGGCGCTGGTCCCCGCGCTCGACACCGTGACGGCCCGGGTGCTGGCCGGCCTGCTGGACGGCGGCGCCGCCGACGGCATCCAGCTCCGCGCCCTCGGTGGCGCCATCAACGACGTCCCGGCCGAGGCCACCGCCTTCGCCCACCGCCAGCAGGCCTTCTCCGTCATGGCAGTCACCTCCCCCGCCCGGAGAGCCGACCTCTGGGCAGCCTGGGAGGAGGTGCGCGACCACGCGGACGGGCTGTACCTCAGCTTCGAGACCGACGACGACCCGCGACGGATCATGGACGCGTTCCCGCCCGCGACGCTGACCCGGTTGCGCAGGATCAAGGCGCGCTGGGACCCCGACGACGTCTTCTCGCACAACTTCGACGTCGCTCTCGGGGCGGTTCCCGGCGCCCCGGAGGGCAGCTGA
- a CDS encoding helix-turn-helix domain-containing protein, producing MDESANSLGAFLRARRELVTPQQVGIPDAGVRRVPGLRREEVALLAGISADYYLRLERGRDRHPSLQVLEAIARVLQLDDDHVAHLLTLVAEVPRHRRRRPRTETPPPGVLTLLGSLVQPAFIEDRYFDVVAANRMATALSPRLAAGGNQLRALFVDPAEQALHPDWERVTECVVANLRQAVGTDVDDPRFIELTGELTLASPRFRQLWARHEVSRQWGAPIRLDHPQVGEMTLNRERLAISGTDHLMLVVFHPDAGSDAADKLALLASATLPTSDREHDTAPHP from the coding sequence GTGGACGAGTCGGCGAATTCGCTCGGGGCCTTCCTGCGGGCCAGGCGCGAGCTGGTGACACCCCAGCAGGTGGGCATCCCGGACGCCGGGGTGCGGCGGGTGCCGGGGCTGCGGCGGGAGGAGGTCGCCCTGCTCGCGGGCATCAGCGCCGACTACTACCTCCGGCTGGAACGGGGCCGGGACCGGCACCCCTCGCTGCAGGTGCTGGAGGCCATCGCCCGGGTCCTGCAGCTCGATGACGACCACGTCGCCCACCTGCTGACGCTGGTCGCGGAGGTCCCCCGGCACCGGCGGCGCCGGCCGCGCACGGAGACCCCGCCGCCGGGGGTGCTCACACTGCTGGGCTCTCTCGTGCAACCCGCCTTCATCGAGGACCGCTACTTCGACGTCGTCGCCGCGAACCGCATGGCCACCGCGCTCTCCCCCCGGCTCGCCGCCGGCGGCAACCAGCTGCGGGCGCTGTTCGTGGACCCGGCCGAGCAGGCGCTGCACCCGGACTGGGAGCGGGTCACGGAGTGCGTCGTGGCGAACCTCCGGCAGGCCGTCGGCACCGACGTCGACGACCCCCGGTTCATCGAGCTCACCGGCGAGCTGACGCTGGCGAGCCCGCGGTTCCGGCAGCTGTGGGCGCGGCACGAGGTGAGCCGGCAGTGGGGTGCACCGATCCGGCTGGACCACCCCCAGGTCGGGGAGATGACGCTCAACCGGGAGCGCCTGGCCATCAGCGGGACCGACCACCTGATGCTGGTCGTGTTCCACCCGGACGCCGGCTCGGATGCCGCGGACAAGCTCGCGCTGCTGGCCTCCGCCACCCTGCCCACGTCGGACCGCGAGCACGACACCGCGCCGCATCCCTGA
- a CDS encoding TetR/AcrR family transcriptional regulator: MQTGQTRSDRRAATAARILEAAQLEFGTHGEDGTTIRGIARRAGVDPSLVLQHYGSKQALFSLAVRPAADLTGEGVPAHLAEVLGARLREIPPATRALMRSMLTSPEAAAVMREYLQERVTNLAGAMAGDDAELRAAVMVSSILGITIARHFLDLSPFADLEDEQVTTLVDAWLAPLA, from the coding sequence ATGCAGACGGGTCAGACGAGATCGGACCGGCGGGCGGCGACGGCGGCGCGCATCCTCGAGGCGGCGCAGTTGGAGTTCGGCACGCATGGCGAGGACGGCACGACGATCCGTGGCATCGCCCGGCGCGCGGGGGTCGACCCGTCGCTCGTGCTCCAGCACTACGGGTCGAAGCAGGCTCTCTTCTCCCTGGCGGTGCGCCCGGCGGCGGACCTGACCGGGGAAGGTGTGCCTGCGCACCTGGCCGAGGTCCTCGGTGCCAGGCTCCGCGAGATACCGCCGGCAACACGGGCCCTCATGCGCTCGATGCTCACCTCGCCCGAGGCGGCCGCAGTGATGCGCGAGTACCTGCAGGAGCGGGTGACGAACCTCGCTGGCGCGATGGCCGGCGACGACGCCGAGCTCCGAGCCGCCGTCATGGTCTCGAGCATCCTCGGCATCACCATCGCACGGCACTTCCTCGACCTCTCGCCGTTCGCGGACCTCGAGGACGAACAGGTCACCACCCTGGTCGACGCATGGCTCGCTCCACTCGCCTGA
- a CDS encoding SDR family NAD(P)-dependent oxidoreductase, which translates to MSGATRTSTPNRRVLVIGASRGLGEAIVETYVARGAQVVGTAQDDGPSPLHDFARRNGGAVEIEKIDITVRDQISALRERLDGRAFDLLFVVAGISLAAQDAVGADIDTGDFERMMDTNVLGVMRTVETLQDLVDASGTIAVMSSGQGSVSGNIDGGFEAYRATKSALNQMFRSYAARHAGEQRALLLMAPGWVKTGLGGPNAVLEISDSIPPLVDTIDAQHGAPGLQYLDRHGESVAW; encoded by the coding sequence ATGAGCGGAGCGACACGAACGAGCACGCCGAACCGGAGGGTGCTCGTCATCGGAGCATCACGCGGACTGGGAGAGGCGATCGTCGAGACGTACGTCGCACGCGGTGCCCAGGTCGTGGGAACGGCGCAGGACGATGGCCCATCACCGCTGCACGACTTCGCGCGCAGGAACGGCGGCGCGGTGGAGATCGAGAAGATCGACATCACCGTGCGGGACCAGATCAGCGCCCTGCGGGAGCGCTTGGACGGTCGGGCCTTCGACCTGCTGTTCGTCGTCGCAGGCATCTCGCTGGCTGCGCAGGACGCGGTCGGTGCGGACATCGACACCGGCGACTTCGAACGGATGATGGACACGAACGTCCTCGGCGTGATGCGCACTGTCGAGACGCTGCAGGATCTCGTGGATGCGTCGGGGACCATCGCCGTCATGTCCTCCGGACAGGGCAGCGTCTCCGGCAACATCGACGGCGGGTTCGAGGCGTACCGGGCGACCAAGTCCGCGCTGAACCAGATGTTCCGCAGCTACGCCGCCCGGCATGCCGGCGAGCAGAGGGCGCTGCTCCTGATGGCGCCCGGATGGGTGAAGACCGGTCTCGGCGGCCCGAACGCGGTGCTCGAGATCAGCGACAGCATCCCCCCGCTCGTCGACACGATCGACGCGCAGCACGGCGCACCGGGCCTGCAGTACCTCGACCGGCACGGGGAGAGCGTTGCGTGGTGA
- a CDS encoding amidohydrolase family protein — translation MTVIAIEEHWGLPALTAAVRALPEDRADESLVLDEMGDNLEHLHDIGDARIAVMDAQGIDVSILSLAPPGTQPLDPADAARFARQANDIAAEAVRRHPTRFRAFATLPTADPAAAVAELERAVDLGFVGAMVYGRTGTVPLDDPRYDDLLAAAARSHQPISIHPQIPPVAIRRAAYSGFDPMTDLGLATFGWGWHLEAALSALRLIVRGTFDRHPDLQLVLGHWGELLLFWSDRTDSLARVAGLDRRVSEYIRSNVHITSSGMLDPTLLRHALEVTTPDRLLFSTDHPFHRPTRADIDRFLAEFPTDEARQAFTAGNAQALFRISPPGA, via the coding sequence ATGACGGTGATCGCGATCGAGGAGCACTGGGGTCTCCCCGCCCTGACGGCGGCAGTGCGGGCGCTCCCGGAGGACCGGGCGGACGAGAGCCTCGTGCTCGACGAGATGGGCGACAACCTGGAACACCTCCACGACATCGGCGATGCCCGGATCGCCGTGATGGACGCCCAGGGCATCGACGTGTCCATCCTGTCCCTGGCACCCCCCGGGACCCAGCCACTGGACCCCGCGGACGCAGCGCGGTTCGCCCGGCAGGCGAACGACATCGCCGCCGAGGCCGTCCGTCGGCACCCGACCCGGTTCCGGGCGTTCGCGACCTTGCCGACGGCCGACCCCGCTGCGGCGGTCGCTGAGCTCGAGCGTGCAGTCGACCTGGGCTTCGTCGGAGCGATGGTCTACGGGCGCACCGGCACCGTGCCCCTGGACGACCCGCGCTACGACGACCTGCTCGCTGCAGCAGCGAGGTCGCACCAGCCGATCTCCATCCACCCGCAGATCCCGCCGGTCGCGATCCGCCGGGCCGCCTACAGCGGCTTCGACCCGATGACCGACCTCGGGCTGGCCACGTTCGGGTGGGGCTGGCACCTCGAGGCCGCGCTCTCCGCACTGCGGCTGATCGTCCGCGGCACGTTCGACCGGCACCCCGACCTCCAGCTGGTGCTCGGACACTGGGGCGAGCTGCTGCTGTTCTGGTCCGACCGGACCGACAGCCTGGCCCGCGTCGCAGGCCTGGACCGGAGGGTGTCGGAGTACATCCGGTCCAACGTGCACATCACCAGCTCCGGGATGCTCGACCCCACGCTGCTCCGGCACGCCTTGGAGGTCACCACACCCGACCGGCTGCTGTTCTCCACCGACCACCCCTTCCACCGGCCGACCCGGGCGGACATCGACCGGTTCCTCGCCGAGTTCCCCACCGACGAGGCCCGCCAGGCGTTCACCGCCGGCAACGCCCAGGCCCTGTTCAGGATCAGCCCGCCGGGGGCCTGA